The proteins below are encoded in one region of Mycobacterium sp. 3519A:
- the mdlC gene encoding benzoylformate decarboxylase, which produces MQTVREAFFEIARQLGLTTMFGNPGSTEEPFLKDFPTDFRYVLALQEAPAVAMADAYAQRTGRAALVNLHTAAGMGNAVGNIESAWYNRAPLIITAGQQTREMLLLEPYLTNVKPEVVPQPYIKWAYQPARAEDLPAALMRAYATAVLPPAGPVFLSIPMDDGDQPCPRLPLLRTVSRRLSADVDALAEVIAALESAHSPVLVIGGAVDQVGGWDDAVALAEKLRCDVWAAPEEGRPGFPETHPQYRGTLPPAIGPLTQALSGHDVIVVIGAPVFRYYPYVPGEYLPEGAVLFHITDDPAEAARAPVGTAILADPGRSCAVIADAVPQANRILPSARPAPAPALLDDRITAEWLYHTIQTVRPADSVIVQESLSTLRQLRQQIPTDQPKSFFSMSSGVLGYGLPAAVGVALAERDEGTNRKVICIVGDGAANYVIQSIWTAAQHDLPILFIVVRNGAYNILKSFAHLLETPRVPGLDLPDLDFQGLAQGYGCTSERVTSAEALCEVIKRGIDADRPHLVEVAVDATVPPLI; this is translated from the coding sequence ATGCAGACCGTACGAGAAGCCTTTTTCGAGATCGCCCGCCAACTGGGGCTCACGACCATGTTCGGCAACCCGGGTTCGACCGAAGAACCCTTCCTCAAAGATTTCCCAACCGATTTCCGCTATGTGCTGGCCCTGCAGGAGGCGCCGGCCGTGGCCATGGCCGACGCCTACGCGCAGCGCACCGGGCGCGCGGCGCTGGTGAACCTGCACACCGCCGCCGGAATGGGCAATGCGGTGGGCAACATCGAAAGCGCCTGGTACAACCGTGCCCCGCTGATCATCACCGCCGGCCAGCAGACCCGCGAGATGCTGTTGCTGGAACCGTATCTGACCAACGTCAAGCCCGAGGTCGTACCTCAGCCGTACATCAAGTGGGCCTATCAGCCGGCCCGCGCCGAGGACCTGCCCGCGGCCTTGATGCGTGCCTATGCCACGGCGGTGCTGCCCCCGGCCGGGCCGGTCTTCCTGTCGATCCCGATGGACGACGGCGACCAACCCTGCCCCCGACTTCCGCTGCTGCGCACCGTGAGTCGACGGCTGTCTGCCGATGTCGACGCGTTGGCCGAAGTGATCGCAGCGCTCGAGTCGGCCCACTCACCGGTTCTGGTCATCGGCGGCGCCGTGGATCAGGTCGGCGGCTGGGACGATGCCGTGGCGTTGGCCGAGAAGCTGCGATGCGATGTGTGGGCGGCGCCCGAGGAAGGCAGGCCGGGCTTCCCTGAGACGCATCCACAGTATCGAGGCACACTTCCTCCCGCGATCGGTCCGCTGACGCAAGCATTGTCGGGCCACGACGTGATCGTCGTCATCGGCGCGCCGGTGTTCCGCTACTACCCGTACGTCCCCGGTGAGTACCTGCCCGAAGGCGCCGTGCTCTTCCACATCACCGACGATCCGGCCGAGGCGGCGCGCGCACCCGTCGGCACCGCGATCCTCGCCGACCCTGGCCGTTCCTGCGCGGTGATCGCCGACGCTGTGCCGCAGGCGAATCGAATTCTGCCGTCGGCGCGGCCCGCCCCGGCGCCCGCCCTTCTCGACGACCGCATCACCGCGGAGTGGCTGTACCACACCATCCAGACGGTCCGTCCGGCCGACAGCGTCATCGTCCAGGAGTCACTTTCCACGCTGCGCCAGTTGCGCCAGCAGATCCCGACCGATCAGCCGAAGTCGTTCTTCTCCATGTCCAGCGGCGTGCTTGGCTACGGGCTGCCCGCCGCGGTCGGCGTGGCCCTTGCCGAGCGCGACGAAGGCACCAACAGGAAGGTGATCTGCATTGTCGGTGACGGGGCGGCCAACTACGTGATCCAGAGCATCTGGACCGCCGCGCAACACGATCTGCCCATCCTGTTCATCGTCGTGCGCAACGGCGCCTACAACATTCTGAAATCCTTCGCGCACCTTCTTGAAACTCCCCGGGTTCCGGGCCTCGACCTACCGGACCTCGACTTTCAGGGGTTGGCTCAGGGTTACGGGTGCACCAGTGAACGGGTCACCTCAGCCGAGGCCCTCTGCGAAGTGATCAAGCGGGGAATCGACGCTGACCGCCCCCACCTCGTCGAGGTGGCGGTCGATGCGACGGTCCCACCGCTGATCTAG
- a CDS encoding helix-turn-helix domain-containing protein: MTATDPDRFGAEATPRGVIETAFGLLDLIAELQPVRLVDLSAAAGLPHPTVHRLLRQLVTVGAVRRERSRYALGASLLRLGATVTPAARLRIACRRPMAELAAITGAAVSLSADLGDGPIYLDALAARSPVRFLAKAGGVVPAETAQGRAHHTLTAPVVDAGEVAADYSCVAMGIPYGSATGVAVVSTLIPSSRPSDVMLAATRRTAERIANVMLTNPM, from the coding sequence ATGACCGCTACCGATCCGGATCGCTTCGGTGCCGAGGCGACGCCCCGCGGTGTCATCGAAACCGCGTTCGGCCTGCTCGACCTCATTGCCGAGCTGCAACCGGTTCGGCTCGTGGATCTCAGCGCGGCCGCGGGGCTCCCGCATCCCACGGTGCACCGGCTACTTCGACAACTGGTCACTGTCGGGGCGGTCCGACGGGAGAGATCGCGCTACGCCCTCGGCGCGAGCCTGTTGCGTCTCGGCGCGACGGTGACGCCCGCGGCCCGACTCCGTATCGCCTGCAGGCGCCCGATGGCTGAACTCGCCGCGATCACGGGCGCGGCGGTGAGCCTGTCCGCCGATCTCGGTGACGGCCCGATTTATCTCGATGCACTCGCAGCGCGCTCGCCGGTGCGATTCCTCGCCAAAGCCGGAGGCGTCGTCCCTGCCGAAACCGCGCAGGGGCGCGCCCACCACACGCTCACCGCGCCGGTCGTCGATGCCGGCGAAGTCGCCGCCGACTACAGCTGTGTCGCGATGGGCATTCCGTACGGTTCGGCAACCGGTGTCGCGGTGGTGTCCACCTTGATTCCGTCGTCCCGTCCGTCGGACGTGATGCTGGCGGCGACCCGCCGAACGGCCGAACGCATAGCCAACGTCATGCTCACGAATCCGATGTGA
- a CDS encoding nuclear transport factor 2 family protein — translation MSEAIEELWTRHTRYEFESKDADLAVSTMVPHARVMHLPTMSGASGREALRAYYAEVFIPAQPPDTSLELVRRSLGDDVLVDECIMEFTHDRVMPHLLPGVAPTGLSLQIPFVVVVTFEDSLMLSETLYWDQAQVLRQAGLSGTEGDLLPPIADVTGYLRQLQNEGV, via the coding sequence ATGAGTGAGGCCATCGAGGAGCTGTGGACGCGGCACACCCGGTACGAATTCGAATCGAAGGACGCCGATCTGGCGGTGTCGACGATGGTGCCGCATGCGCGGGTGATGCACCTACCGACGATGAGCGGGGCATCGGGGCGTGAGGCGTTGCGCGCCTACTACGCCGAGGTTTTCATTCCGGCCCAGCCACCGGACACCAGCCTCGAACTCGTGCGGCGCTCGCTCGGCGACGACGTGCTCGTCGACGAATGCATCATGGAGTTCACCCACGACCGGGTGATGCCGCACCTTCTTCCCGGCGTCGCCCCGACCGGCTTGTCGCTGCAGATTCCCTTCGTCGTGGTGGTGACGTTCGAAGACTCGCTGATGCTCAGCGAAACCCTCTACTGGGATCAAGCCCAGGTGCTTCGGCAGGCCGGGTTGTCCGGTACCGAAGGAGATCTCTTGCCCCCGATAGCGGACGTCACCGGCTATCTGCGCCAACTTCAGAACGAAGGTGTCTGA
- a CDS encoding enolase C-terminal domain-like protein, which translates to MADSRMIVQRSTVRAVVVPLRHPIIAAIGRFDHWPLVLVDVELADGVIGSSYIAPYRVKSLPVVVAELRDLLDGLHGRDIAPGDAFREALTSLNVVGLAGVSTIAVSAIDMALWDALAKTAGLPLAQLLGGSVGPVRAYNSNGLWRHQVSTLATEARALVEEGGFTALKMRLGNTHLRDDLAAIDAVRQGIGADIDLMVDFNQALGLGDAIRRCHELDEQNLYWFEEPIAYDNVRGYSQLAQKVRTPLQAGENYYGARDLLNFLDSGGVHYAMGDLMRIGGVTGWLQTAGVAAAAGIQFSNHLYPEFAAHLLRVTPTAHWLEWVDWARPILATPLQPERGTLTAVDQPGAGLAWDEQAVNKYAVQI; encoded by the coding sequence GTGGCTGACTCACGAATGATAGTGCAACGCAGTACGGTTCGCGCCGTCGTGGTACCGCTGCGGCATCCGATCATCGCCGCGATCGGCCGGTTCGACCATTGGCCCTTGGTGCTTGTCGACGTGGAGTTGGCCGACGGAGTCATCGGCTCGAGCTACATCGCGCCGTACCGGGTCAAGTCTCTGCCGGTGGTGGTCGCCGAACTACGCGATCTGCTCGACGGGCTCCATGGCCGCGACATCGCGCCCGGCGACGCCTTCCGGGAGGCGCTGACGTCGCTCAATGTCGTCGGGCTGGCTGGTGTCTCGACGATCGCGGTGTCCGCAATCGACATGGCGCTGTGGGATGCCCTGGCCAAGACCGCCGGTCTTCCGCTGGCCCAGCTTCTCGGCGGCTCGGTCGGCCCAGTGCGCGCATACAACAGCAACGGCCTCTGGCGCCATCAGGTCTCGACGCTGGCTACCGAGGCCAGGGCGTTGGTCGAAGAAGGCGGGTTCACCGCGTTGAAGATGCGGCTGGGCAACACGCACCTGCGCGACGACCTTGCGGCCATCGACGCGGTCCGGCAGGGGATCGGGGCCGATATCGACCTCATGGTGGACTTCAATCAGGCCCTCGGCCTCGGTGATGCGATTCGGCGGTGCCACGAACTCGACGAGCAGAACTTGTACTGGTTCGAGGAACCCATCGCATACGACAACGTCCGCGGCTATTCACAACTCGCCCAGAAGGTACGCACGCCACTGCAGGCAGGCGAAAACTACTACGGCGCACGTGATCTACTGAATTTCCTGGACAGCGGCGGTGTTCACTACGCCATGGGCGACCTGATGCGGATCGGTGGTGTCACGGGTTGGCTGCAGACGGCCGGAGTCGCGGCCGCGGCGGGCATCCAGTTCTCCAACCACCTGTATCCGGAATTCGCGGCGCACCTGCTTCGGGTCACGCCAACGGCGCACTGGCTGGAGTGGGTGGACTGGGCACGCCCGATCCTGGCTACCCCACTGCAACCCGAGCGCGGCACGCTCACCGCTGTCGATCAGCCCGGCGCCGGCCTGGCCTGGGACGAGCAGGCCGTCAACAAATACGCCGTCCAGATCTGA
- a CDS encoding TetR/AcrR family transcriptional regulator — protein MRTPRRDVQRNRQRIVTAAREAFHVQGPAASLEEIARRAGVGPTTLYRHFPDKDDLVVAVLDDLFADADGAADSPEAISDPLAAFRSVFTDSCDLTDAETETFLRLAATSPRARSHAQRLITDLVEPFTIRLREAGGLHPGISADDIAMFIRMTVAADDHAGRAKAVRVLLAGLTRAPEAPRSKTPRTRKATARR, from the coding sequence ATGCGGACGCCCCGCCGAGATGTGCAACGCAACCGGCAGCGCATCGTCACCGCCGCACGCGAGGCGTTTCACGTACAGGGGCCTGCAGCGAGCCTCGAGGAAATCGCACGCCGCGCGGGCGTCGGACCCACGACTCTGTACCGGCATTTCCCCGACAAGGACGATCTGGTCGTGGCGGTCCTCGACGACTTGTTCGCCGACGCGGACGGCGCCGCGGACTCTCCTGAAGCAATTTCCGACCCGCTCGCGGCCTTCCGGTCAGTGTTCACCGACAGTTGCGATCTGACCGACGCCGAGACGGAGACCTTTCTCCGACTGGCGGCGACGAGCCCGCGCGCCAGGTCGCACGCGCAACGCCTGATCACCGATCTCGTCGAACCGTTCACGATCCGCCTCCGCGAGGCCGGGGGCCTGCATCCCGGTATCTCCGCCGACGACATCGCCATGTTCATCCGCATGACCGTTGCCGCCGACGATCACGCGGGCCGGGCCAAGGCAGTGCGGGTGCTGCTCGCCGGGCTGACCCGAGCGCCCGAAGCGCCCCGCTCAAAAACCCCGCGAACAAGGAAGGCAACGGCACGGCGATGA